The Castanea sativa cultivar Marrone di Chiusa Pesio chromosome 11, ASM4071231v1 genome contains a region encoding:
- the LOC142617515 gene encoding uncharacterized protein LOC142617515: MARISNPFLGFLILVSCCYASNMAKVTGYTAYTDPNQPIRIRIRDLMMRMTLQEKIGQMVQIERANASAEIMNKFFIGSVLSGVGSVPAPKATAQQWIDAVNDLQKGAISTRLGIPMIYGIDAVHGHNNVYKATIFPHNVGLGVTRDPDLIRRIGSATARELRATGIPYAFAPCVAVCRDPRWGRCYESYSEDPKIVKMMTEIISGLQGELPNNSYVSHPYIEGNKKVAACAKHYVGDGGTVNGINENDTAVTPRVLYGIHMPPYYHSIIKGVSTIMVSRSSVNGVKMHANQALVTRFLKKRLHFRGFVISDSQGIDRITSPPHANYTYSIQAAILAGIDMVMAPYNYPEFIDGLTDLVNKNVIPMSRIDDAVSRILLVKFTLGLFENPMADTSLADMLGAQENRDIAREAVRKSLVLLKNGKPTYAGFVVPLLKKQPRILVVGTHADNLGYQCGGWTIEWQGLSGNDLTPGTTILKGIQETVDPSTEVVFIENPDPTKIRFGRFSYAIVVVGETPYAETNGDNMDLTLPEPGPSIINNTCSNIRCVVVLISGRPLVIEPYVESMDGLVAAWLPGTEGKGVAEVLFGDYGFTGKLARTWFRRVDQLPMNLGDPKYDPLFPFGFGLTTEPSVQT; the protein is encoded by the exons ATGGCAAGAATTTCAAACCCCTTCCTGGGATTTTTGATTTTAGTATCATGTTGCTATGCATCCAACATGGCAAAAGTGACAGGATACACGGCATACACAGACCCGAACCAGCCAATTCGTATTAGGATCAGGGATCTCATGATGAGAATGACTCTTCAAGAAAAGATTGGTCAGATGGTCCAAATTGAACGTGCCAATGCCTCTGCTGAAATCATGAATAAATTCTTTATTG GAAGTGTATTAAGTGGTGTAGGGAGTGTCCCTGCTCCTAAAGCTACTGCACAGCAATGGATTGATGCAGTGAACGATCTTCAGAAAGGGGCTATTTCCACCCGTCTTGGAATCCCTATGATATATGGAATTGATGCTGTTCATGGCCACAACAATGTGTACAAGGCAACCATTTTCCCTCATAATGTGGGCCTTGGAGTGACCAG AGATCCTGACCTTATAAGGAGGATCGGGAGTGCAACTGCACGTGAACTTCGAGCCACTGGAATTCCTTATGCATTTGCTCCATGTGTTGCG GTCTGCAGAGATCCGAGGTGGGGTCGATGCTACGAGAGCTACAGTGAGGACCCCAAGATTGTCAAAATGATGACTGAGATCATCTCAGGGTTGCAAGGAGAACTCCCTAATAATTCTTATGTGTCCCATCCATATATTGAAGGAAA TAAAAAGGTGGCAGCTTGTGCAAAGCACTACGTTGGTGATGGAGGCACAGTGAATGGCATTAATGAAAATGACACCGCTGTTACCCCGCGAGTATTGTACGGCATCCACATGCCTCCTTACTATCATTCAATCATTAAGGGTGTTTCTACTATCATGGTATCCCGCTCGAGTGTGAACGGAGTGAAGATGCATGCAAACCAAGCGTTGGTGACTCGGTTTCTTAAGAAAAGACTCCATTTCAGG GGTTTCGTCATCTCAGATTCGCAAGGAATTGACAGGATTACCTCTCCACCACATGCAAACTACACATATTCTATTCAAGCTGCAATTCTAGCTGGAATTGACATG GTCATGGCTCCTTACAATTACCCAGAATTTATTGATGGCTTGACCGATCTGGTTAATAAGAATGTCATTCCCATGAGCCGAATAGATGATGCCGTAAGTAGGATCTTGCTAGTTAAGTTCACCTTGGGTCTCTTTGAGAACCCTATGGCTGATACCAGTCTAGCTGATATGCTTGGAGCCCAG GAAAATAGAGATATTGCTAGGGAAGCTGTGAGAAAATCACtcgttttattaaaaaatggaaaGCCTACATATGCTGGGTTTGTTGTGCCCCTCCTCAAGAAACAGCCAAGGATTCTTGTTGTTGGAACTCATGCAGACAACTTGGGCTACCAATGCGGTGGATGGACAATCGAATGGCAAGGACTCAGTGGCAATGACCTCACACCTG GAACCACCATCCTCAAAGGCATTCAAGAAACTGTTGACCCAAGCACCGAGGTGGTCTTCATTGAGAACCCAGACCCTACCAAAATACGTTTCGGTCGCTTCTCATATGCCATTGTGGTAGTAGGTGAGACACCATATGCAGAGACTAATGGTGATAATATGGACCTCACTCTCCCAGAACCCGGACCAAGTATAATAAACAATACATGCAGCAATATCAGGTGTGTTGTAGTTCTCATCTCAGGGCGTCCCCTTGTGATTGAACCATATGTTGAATCAATGGATGGTCTTGTGGCTGCATGGCTCCCAGGCACTGAAGGCAAAGGTGTGGCTGAGGTTCTTTTTGGTGATTATGGATTCACCGGCAAGTTGGCTAGAACTTGGTTTAGACGAGTTGATCAACTCCCAATGAATCTTGGGGATCCAAAATATGATCCACTCTTCCCATTTGGATTTGGCCTTACAACTGAACCATCAGTGCAAACGTAA